The proteins below come from a single Anolis sagrei isolate rAnoSag1 chromosome 8, rAnoSag1.mat, whole genome shotgun sequence genomic window:
- the LOC132783153 gene encoding uromodulin-like produces MKDWLLQGHPIEDEFLKGEAAPRPRRNLGPCFPSPCFHQGVCKAVEDNATCTCKPGFTGPFCKEMVVKLQCEEEYMRMMVRKEAFEMLRIPLALVHLKMNTCKVFEQQEDGASFWGATLTVENHTNCGSDVKVNGSHVSYANVIESDGEVQGVITRSIFARVHFSCIYAYKRVVGLLQPLMAMDQVVQFAVKEGDFTVTMALYDSATYERPHRRQPLMLFLSDIIYVLLRIEGQDQVKYFFLSVEDCWGTPTADPDHETKHQLIMKGCPHDKTLTFINMIGTSTVAKFSFQMFQFTNYSEVFLHCQVRLCIPDTQKPCVKECPIKQKTKRELADDYQKIVSYGPIQFLVPSRLETRNVKGPESFGELQFWVLSAVVSASIAIGFVLTAVAKAMKK; encoded by the exons atgaaggattggctgttgcaag GTCACCCCATAGAAGATGAGTTCCTGAAAGGAGAAGCTGCCCCACGTCCCCGGAGGAATCTGGGCCCTTGCTTCCCAAGCCCGTGTTTTCACCAAGGGGTTTGCAAGGCGGTGGAGGACAACGCGACTTGTACCTGCAAGCCAGGCTTCACCGGACCCTTTTGCAAAG AAATGGTAGTCAAACTGCAGTGTGAAGAAGAGTACATGAGGATGATGGTGCGGAAGGAGGCCTTCGAGATGCTGAGGATCCCCTTAGCCTTGGTCCACCTGAAGATGAACACCTGCAAAGTCTTCGAGCAGCAAGAAGATGGGGCCAGTTTCTGGGGAGCAACGCTGACTGTGGAGAACCACACCAATTGCGGGTCAGACGTCAAG GTCAATGGCTCGCATGTGTCGTACGCCAACGTCATTGAGTCAGACGGGGAGGTTCAAGGCGTGATCACCAGGAGTATCTTCGCCCGTGTCCACTTCTCCTGCATCTACGCCTACAAGCGGGTGGTCGGCCTGCTCCAGCCACTCATGGCAATGGACCA AGTTGTCCAGTTTGCGGTCAAGGAGGGGGACTTCACGGTGACCATGGCACTCTATGACAGCGCAACTTACGAGCGGCCGCACCGCCGGCAGCCCCTAATGCTCTTCCTGTCGGACATCATCTACGTCCTGCTCCGGATCGAAGGACAGGACCAAGTCAAGTACTTCTTCCTCAGTGTGGAGGACTGCTGGGGAACTCCAACTGCTGATCCGGACCATGAGACGAAGCACCAGCTGATCATGAAAGG GTGTCCCCACGACAAAACGTTGACGTTCATAAATATGATTGGAACCAGTACTGTGGCCAAATTCAGTTTCCAAATGTTCCAGTTCACAAACTACTCAGAAGTGTTCCTACATTGCCAGGTTCGCCTGTGCATACCGGACACCCAAAAGCCCTGTGTTAAG GAATGTCCCATCAAGCAGAAAACCAAGAGAGAGTTGGCCGACGACTATCAGAAGATAGTCTCCTATGGACCGATTCAGTTCCTGGTCCCGTCCCGATTGGAAACCCGAAATGTCAAAGGCCCAGAATCCTTTGGAG AGCTTCAATTCTGGGTCCTCAGCGCAGTGGTGTCGGCCTCCATCGCCATCGGCTTCGTCTTGACTGCTGTTGCCAAAGCCATGAAGAAATGA